In Streptomyces sp. Li-HN-5-11, the sequence CGCAGCTCGCGCCGCTCCCCGTCGAGTTCGACGGGCATCCCGTCGAGGTCCTTGGCGACCATCCGGTCCAGGTACGACAGGGGCAGCCCCTTCATGGGGAACACGTAGCCCTCGTCGAAGGTGATCCCGAGGTAGGCCTGGTCCTCCACGTCGGCGGAGACGCCGATCTCGCGTTCGGCCTCGTTGTAGTACGGGGCGAGGTCCTCGTAGGTGAGCGGCCAGTCGGCCCCCTCGCCGTAGAGCGTGCGCATCCGGAAGTCCTCGGGGAGCATCCGCAGCGTCTTGGCCTCCCAGTGCATGGTGGTGCCGCCGAGGACCCGCGTGTAGGTGGTGTCGGTGGCGAAGGGCCCGCTCTGGACGATGTAGGACGAGGCGTCGGGCGCGCCCGGGAAGATGCGCCGTGCGTCGGTGCCGCGGGGCATCGGGGCGCCCGCGACGACCGGGTAGGGGGACTGGTTGTCCTTGCTGATGGCCGAGTAGAAGCGGTCGAGGTAGCTCTCGTAGCCCCTCAGGGTGAGGTCCTCGGCCGGGCCTGCCTCGAGTATCAGTACCTTCTTGCCGGCGTCGCTCAGCCGCGAGGCGATGAGGGCGCCGGCGATCCCGCCGCCGACGACGACGGCGTCGTAGAGGATCTCGGCCGCCGCCGCGGGGTCGGTGCGATGCGCCGCCCCCTCGGGGAACTTCGCGTACATGGGGCAGTCACTCCTCCGCTGCCAGGCGCGGCCGGGACCGGCGTGGTGGTGGGGATTCGAGTCGGCGGGCCACGGTCACACGGCCTCGGCCCGGGCCCGCATGGCGGACAGGTAGGCGGCGTAGCTCCACGTCAGGTTGTGCACACTGCGTTCGAAGCCGGTGGTGCCGTCGAACTGCTCGGAGAGCTCCAGGTTGTCACTGTGGTAGATGACGGCCTGCACCATGGCGTCACCGGTCGCCGCCAAGGCGGCGGCAGCAGCCGCCGGGGTCGTCGACGCGTCGACGCCGGACTGGGCGAAGAAGGGCGCGGACAGGTCGTCGACGGGCACCTTGCCGCTCGACTTGATCTCGGCGGCCAGCCTGTAGTGCAGCTCGGCGACGTTGCACGTGGAGAGGGCCCAGGGGTGTCCGCCGAGCACCGGGTGCGCGGTGTCACCGTCGTAGACGTCGCCCGGGTAGCGGCCGAACAGCGGCCCGATACCGAACGCTTCCTTGTCGGTCTTGTTGATCGGGTAGAAGGCGATGCCGCCCTCCTCCCACTGCGAGCGCAGTTGGGCCGCTGTGGCCAGCAGCTTGGTGTCGGTGACGGCAACGGCGCCGTAGACGGCCGCCTGGACGATGTCGATGTTCGGGTCGTAACCGCTGACGACCGGATTCTGCGGCGACGGCTGGGCCCCGTCACCGGGGTCGGCCAGCAGGCTCACGTACTTGCTGCCGTCCCAGTGGTCTGCGAGGGCCTGGCGCAGCCACTTGACGGCGGGCCGCAGTCCGGTCGGCTTGTCGATGCCGACGATGGCCGATGCCTGGATCTCCTCGAAGCAGCGCAGCTGGGCGGAGCGGGCGAAGAAGCTGTACCCGCTGTGCTCCTCCCACAGGTTCGTGGTGGTGCCCTGGTAGACGCCGAGGAGGTAGGCCACGTTCGAGTTGACCAGGTCGACCGCCTGCTTCTGGGTGCCGGGATCCAGCTGGTCGTAGGCGGCCAGGATAGTGATCGTCTGCAGGGCCGGACCGTCGTTCTGCTCGGTCCACGGGCGGGGGTCGCCGGCGATGTTGAAGCAGGCGTGACCCTTGGTCAACGGCGGCTGGATGCCGGACTGGCACAGGGCGGCGAACTGCACGTAGTCGTTGAGCGTCTGCACCGTCCCGCCCGGGCGGGTGGGCATGTCGGCCTTGGCCACCTCCATGGCCGTGATGGCCCCGTCGCGCACCCAGTTGAAGACGTAGTCCTCGTCGATGCCGGGGGTGTCGGCCGGGAAGGACGGAGCGGCGATGACGCAGCCCGGCTTCGAGTTCCGGGAAATGTCGCCCGGCGACTGCGGATCGCTGAAGACGAAGCCGTCACTGGCGATGTTCCGGAACATGAAGGTGTACATGATCGGCACGAGCGCCGGCAGATCCACCGCTCCCGGAGAAAAGGAGATCTGGAGGTTCGCCCGCGTCCGGGAAGGACCGGTCGGCCGGTTCGTGCGGGCAGGCTTGCTGTTGGGCTGGGACATTGCTGAACTCCCCGTTGTTTTCGAGCGGAAGTAAGGGGATCCGGTCGGCGCCCGGTCGCGTGGATCGAAAGGCTCGGGACCGAGTGCGTCCAGGAGTCGCCTCCGGCGGGTCCGTGGGCTGTTGGCGGCTATGGGCGCGAGCAAGCCGGATGGACGACGCAAGGGGCGTGCGGATTGTTCACAGGGTCTTCCACGGTCGGGCCTGGCGTTGGCACCGCTTTCCGGTAATTTCCGGCCGGTATCGCTTCCGGTAATGCCGGGCAACGTCTGGCGATGCCCGGCGCGCAGACCACTTCCGTGTCACCAGTGGTGCACGGGAATCAACGAGATCACCGAGTGTGCCGCGGACGCGTTCCGGTCGACTCGGGCGACCTGGAACACGAGCTGCCCATCGCCGCACCCCGGCGGCCGCGCGGGTGCGGCAGGCCTCTCGTGAGCCACGCGGGAGGCGTGCAGCCCCGCGGGACTCCGGGGATCTCATGCGCCTGCCGGGCAGGGCAGGAAGACCGATCGTCCCGCGCGCGTGTTCTCGCCCTGGGGACGCGGCGAAAAGAGCGGCGCACGACAACGCCGCCAGGCCGGCGACGGCACTCGGCATCACGCGTCTGAGCCGACACCATTCCCTTAATCGCATTAATAGGGAATGCATCCCTCCGACCCCCCGGTTTTCTCAAAAGCGCGCGATGCAGGGACGTTCTGGTAGTGGATCCCGTGGCAGCTGCTCTTTGAACGGCCAACTAATGGAGAAGCAGTCTGAAGTGTGACCGTGCATGCGATGGGTACGCTACTTGTCCGTATCCCTATCTTTTGCGCGCCTCACGCTACAACTGGCCGGGTAGGTGTCGCAAGAGGAATGGGGAATGTCGCGTACGAGGCTGGATTAATCGTCTGCGGCCCACTGTTGTACAACTGGGCGTCAGATTCTGGTGGTGCGCGTGAGAATTCGCCGAAGGAAGCGGCAGTTGCCGGTCGTCGCCCGCCGCGCCCTCCTCCGGTTGACGCCCCCGGCTGCGGAGATGACGTTCCCTTGGGGATTCCTTTGTGCGTGCTTGCCATCTGTTGGGTTGCGATGGGCGATTGCGGCGTGTGAGCATGCCAAAGTTTGATCACTGAAGGGCTGAACAGCTGCCCTGCGACGGGGACTTGATGGTGGGCGAGCCAGGGGAAGCGCCGGGTGTGCTGCACGGCGGCAGTGAGGCGGCAGAGCAGGCGGAGCCTTCGCGGAACCCCGACGTAGCGGCAGCAGGCGGAGTCGTGCAGCGGCCGCCGAGGTCACCGAGGCCATCGAGGTCGGCCTTGGCGGACATCGCCGAGCAGACAGTGGTGCGTACCGGGAGTGCGTCCGGGAGTGCGGGGACGGGCACCGTGTCGGGGCCGCCGGACCGTGCCGAAAGCGCACGCGTTTCCCGTGAGGGCGAGCAACCCGAAGGTGGTCCGCTGCCCGGCCGGCCTCACGTTGAGCCGGTCTCCGATCAGTCGGTCACCGGGCAGGAGGCCGCACAGGCGCGGGCTCGCCGGAGCCGGTTCCTTGCCCAGCTGGGCGAGTTCCGGCGGTCGCGGGTGCTGGTGCCACTGGGCGTGTTGCCCGGCCCGGACGGCGAGGAAGCCACC encodes:
- a CDS encoding glycoside hydrolase family 15 protein translates to MSQPNSKPARTNRPTGPSRTRANLQISFSPGAVDLPALVPIMYTFMFRNIASDGFVFSDPQSPGDISRNSKPGCVIAAPSFPADTPGIDEDYVFNWVRDGAITAMEVAKADMPTRPGGTVQTLNDYVQFAALCQSGIQPPLTKGHACFNIAGDPRPWTEQNDGPALQTITILAAYDQLDPGTQKQAVDLVNSNVAYLLGVYQGTTTNLWEEHSGYSFFARSAQLRCFEEIQASAIVGIDKPTGLRPAVKWLRQALADHWDGSKYVSLLADPGDGAQPSPQNPVVSGYDPNIDIVQAAVYGAVAVTDTKLLATAAQLRSQWEEGGIAFYPINKTDKEAFGIGPLFGRYPGDVYDGDTAHPVLGGHPWALSTCNVAELHYRLAAEIKSSGKVPVDDLSAPFFAQSGVDASTTPAAAAAALAATGDAMVQAVIYHSDNLELSEQFDGTTGFERSVHNLTWSYAAYLSAMRARAEAV